TGAAAAATGAGCGATTCAATCAAGAAATTAAGAGCAGGAAAATTAAAGCGTTAACATTTACAAAGCAAATAGCGATAAAAACTTATCGCAAAACGATAAATAATTATTGTTATTTATTTTGAATAGGCATATATTCTCATCACACACACTGAATGGGAAACACCATGAATAATTTAAATAACATCCAATCTTTTAGTTCAAAACTGCTTATTGTTTTTGGGTTTGCTTTTGTTGCTTTACCATTAATGGATACCGTCCTTTGGTTTGCTTCAACTCTTTATAACTCACAATCATTCCAGAGTACTTTTCCTGTTGAAGTTACTCTTCCACTCTCTTTTTCACGTTCTATGCTAGGTTACCTACCAAGTATGCTACCCACACTATTAAGCTGTGCGATTCTATGGCAGTTAATTCTTTTATTTCGTTTATACAAAAAAGGGCAAGTATTTACGCTTGAAAACACCATCAGGTATCGTAAAATCGCTAACATCTTAATTATGATGCCATTTGTTCAAGTGTTATCCGATATACTTCTCAGTATCGCACTCTCTTATACTGAAGATAATGTGGAAGGAGGCTTTAACATTTCAGACAGCGAAATCAGTATGTTAGTTATTGGTTTAATCGTACGAGTTATCGCAAAAGTAATGGAAGAAGCAAGCCTTATTCGTGAAGAACAAGAACTCACAATCTAGAGACAATATATATGCCTATCGTTGTAAATCTCGATATCATGTTAGCCAAGCGGAAAATGCGCTCAAATCAGTTAGCACAGTTAATTGGTATCACGGAACAGAATTTATCTGTGCTAAAAAATAGCAGAGCAAAGGCAATAAAGTTCTCAACCTTAGAAGCCATTTGCAAACATTTAAAATGCCAACCTGCGGATATTTTAGAATATCAAGCAGAGGAAGAATAAGACTATCCAGCAATAAAACGCCATGATTCACTCAAGTGTGCTTCATGGCGATTGTAATTATGTTTAAGTAAATAAAGAGTCTGAATATTGTTTCACAAAATCAATAAATGTTCTTATTCTCTTAGGCTGATAACGATCTCGATGATAAATCGCAGAAAAGTCAACGGTTGGAATTCCCCACTCTTCAAATACTTGCACAAGCTTTTTATCATCTAATTCTTGCTGACAATAAATCAGTGGAACTCGAATAATTCCATTTCCTGCGATGGCACCAGCAACCAATACTCGTCCATTTTTACACTGTAAATTCCCTTTAATAGAGACATCATAATGTTCTTTATTAACTAAAGATTGGAAATGCCACTTACGGACAGAGCCTGTTAAACAATGATGTTGCTGCAATTCTTTAGGATGTGAAGGACGACCATATTGTTGTAAATACTTTGGACTGGCTAATGTTCCCATCTCAATATCAAGTAATTTCTTCGCAACAAAACCAGAATCCTCAAGACTGCCCATACGAAAAGCAATATCAAACTCTTCTTCAATTAAATCGACTCGATTACTACTAAAATCTAAACTGATAGATACATCTGGATACTGTTGCATAAAGGCATTAACGATATCAGCTAAAAATACCTCACCTAAATAACCGCCCACACAGTTTATTTTTATCTCCCCTTGCACCTTTTCAACATCATCCACAGCAGAAAGCAGAGCTTGATCTATAGTATGAAGAGCTTGTTCACATTGATGATAAAAATGCTTACCCGCTTCCGTTAAACGTAGCGTTCGAGTTGTACGAATTAATAACGTCACGCCCATTTGTTTCTCTAGGCTACTTATTTGGCGTGACACATGAGAACGAGATACGTCGAGTGTTTCCGCCGCCTTAGTAAAATTCCCCAAGCGAGCAATAAGGACAAACGAACGGATATCGGTAAGGTTAATGCGATTAATCATCATAGTTAACTCTGTAGTAATTGATGCCTTATTGTTGCAGCACAGCAACAGAGTTTCAAGTAAATGACTATATATCAACAATAAGAGTCGCAGTAATATACATCCATCGCAACGAAACAGGGTTTTAAATCCCGTTGCTTATTGAATTTATTGAGGAAATAGAAGATGAAAAAATTAGTTGTTATTACAGGTGCAAGTTCTGGTATTGGTGAAGCAATCGCTCGTCGTTTAAGCGATGAAGGTCATCCTCTACTTCTTCTTGCTCGTCGCATTGACCGTCTTGAAGCACTTAACTTACCAAACTCTTTATCAGTAAAAGTAGACGTAACAGACAAAGCTTCTTTTGAAGCGGCTATTGCTCAGGGTGAAGCAAAGTTTGGTCCTGTAGATGCTATCGTAAATAACGCTGGCGCAATGCTTCTTGGTCAAATTGACACTCAAGACGCACAAGAGTGGAAAACCATGTTTGATGTAAACGTTCTTGGTCTTCTTAATGGTATGCAAGCAGTTCTTGCACCTATGATGGAGCGTAACAGCGGTACTATCATTAATATCAGCTCTATTGCTGGTAAGAAAACATTCCCTAACCATGCTGCTTACTGTGGTACTAAGTTTGCGGTTCACGCTATCTCTGAAAACGTGCGTGAAGAAGTAGCTTTATCAAACGTTCGTGTAACAACAATTGCACCGGGAGCGGTTGAGACTGAACTTCTATCTCATACGTCTTCTCAAGAAATTAAAGACGGTTACGGTGAATGGAAAGAAAGCATGGGTGGCGTACTAGCTGCTGACGACATTGCTCGTGCAGTATCTTTTGCTTACCAACAACCTCAAAACGTATGTATTCGTGAAATTGCGCTAGCACCAACTAAACAGCAACCATAGTAAGTACTAACATACTAATCAACGCATCGTTAAATAATAAACACAAAAAAGCCAAGCTTGAATTCTCTAATAGTTGAGATACTTGCTTGGCTTTTTTATTTTGTTCAAACTAAAGAGTCACATCAATTAATGACGTATCTCTTAACGGCGATAGTTACCACCACGATTAGAAGTACGAGCTTTATGCGCTGATGCCGCTTTTGCTTGTGATTTCAAAATCGAATCAACCGTCAGTTCCATTGGCTCTTTTGGTTCAAGACCATGTGGGAATGTGCGTGAACGTGGCGGCTTATCAAACTCTAGGTTTGATGCGCGTGGCATACGTTTAAAACGGTATAAGTAGAAGTTTTCTAGCTTCTCTCTCGCCCATTCTGTTTTCTTTAGGTATTTAACACTACTTGCAATTGATGGGTTCGTATTAAAACAGTTCAAACGCATTGCGGTATCAAGAATTTCCCAACCGTAAAAATCAACCAACTCTTGTAGCAAGGTTTCTAACTTAAGACCGTGTAATGGGTTGTTTTGTTGCAGTTCAATTCTTTCTTCATCAGTCATCATAACGAGTTCCTAAGTATCGGTTGTTCAAACAGGGTGAATAGGCGGCGAATTATACAGAGTTATACTTCAAAATATAGTGCTAATAAATATCTACCTTAGAGCTTATTATAAAAATAAAAAAACCAACCACAATAAACGCGTTAGCTATTGTGGTTGGTGAGATAAAAATCACTCTAAGGCAGTGTTAATTTATGCGTGTTGTTGTGTCGGTTTGATCTTAAATAAAATAGCGAACATGACAGGCACCACAATTAAGGTTAATACGGTAGCAAAACCCAAACCAGCCATGATGGTAATCGCCATTGAGCTAAAAAATGCATCAAACAGTAATGGGATTAGCCCCAAAATTGTCGTCAATGCCGCCATACTTACGGGACGAACACGACTAATAGCACTGTCTACGATAGCAAGGTATGGATCTTTACCTGACGCCAATTCAAGGTTGATTTGATCAAGCAAAACAATACCATTTTTCAAAATCATTCCACTTAAGCTCAATAGTCCCAAAAATGCCGTAAAGCTAAATGGCATGTTTGTACCAAGTAAACCAAAAGCCACACCAATAATAGACAGTGGAACCGTAAACCAAATCACTAATGGTTTTTTAACCGAGTTAAATAGCAACATGGTGATAATAAACATAAATAGGTAGCCCATTGGTAATGAACCAAATAAAGACTCCTGTGCATCTTTAGACGATTCATATTCACCACCCCACGTAATCTCATACCCTTCAGGCAATGGTAATTCCATCACTTTTGGTTGAATACGCGCTAGCAGGCTTGCTGGAGTATCATCACTTAATAAATCATGATCTGCCATTACTGTGATCGTACGTTTTCTATCACGACGCTGAATCAGCGGTTCACTCCAATCTAAATTTACTCCATCAATGACTTGATCTACTGGAATATAAGTTTGAAGCGATGGACTCCAGATTTTTACGTTTTGTAAAGATTCAAAATCCACACGTTCTGACTCTGGTAAACGTGTCACGATCGGTAATGTATGAGTACCATCACGCAACATACCTAACGTAGAACCACCAAACGCCATTTGTAATGTGTTCGATAAGTCTTCTTTTGAAATACCTAAACGACGCGCTTTTGATTCATTAAATATCGGCGTAAGTTCTTTTGTTCGTTCACGCCAATCATGTCGAATATTTCTCGAACCTGGGTCCGTTAATATAATATCTTCAACATCTGTAGCTAAGTTACGTAAGATTTGGGGATCTGGCCCAGAAATTCGAACTTCAATTTTTGATGCTGGAGACGGGCCGAATTCCATCATTTTGAATTGGAATGTCGGTTTATCAAACGTCTTATCTAATGAATTGGTTAAGTTCTCTAATAAACCAAACATCGATTCACGATCTGTAGTTCGGATCTGAAATTGTGCATACGCTTCATAGCTTTTTTCTGGTTGATAAGTCAAAGCAAAACGCTGCATACCTTGACCAATCGATGCGGATACAAACTCAATATCGTCTTGCTTACTAATGTAACTTTCTACTGCTTCCGATTGTTTGATAGTTTCACGAATATCTGTACCTTCTGGCATCCACATATCCACGTAGAACATTGGCGTATTAGATGCTGGGAAGAATTGCTGCTTCACATTACCAAACGCCATTACTGCAACAACAAGTAGACCCACTAGCGATGCCACTGTTAACCAACGGAAACGTAACGCCAACTTAAGCGATGAAGCAAATGCAGTAAATAAGAACCCTTTATAAGCGTCTTCTTCTTCACCTGTGTTTTTATCTTCTTCTTTTAATAACAAGTCAGCTAAGAATGGCGTGATCGTAATGGCAGTTACCCAACTTAAAAACAGTGAATAACACAACACCCAATACAAGTCCCCCATGAACTCACCGGTGGCATCTTCAGATAAACCAATCGGAGCAAACGCAGCAATCGCGATCACTGTTGCACCCAATAAAGGCCATTGCGTTTGTTTTACAATATCCGCAGCTGCTTGAACTTTGGTTCGTCCTTTTTTGAGACCAACTAAAATCCCCTCAACCACTACAATGGCATTATCAACCAGCATCCCTAGCGCAATGATCAGCGCACCTAATGAAATACGGTGAAGATCAATGTTGTTGTAGCTCATTAAGATAAACGTACCAAACACGGTCAGTAGTAACACCACACCAATAATTAGGCCGCTTCGCATCCCCATCGCAAACAATAAAACGACAATAACGATAGCTACTGCTTCCGCCAAACTAATAATAAAATCACGAACTGACGTATCTACTTCTTGTGCTTGGTTATAGAAATAACTTAACTCAAGTCCCGCAGGTTTGATCGACTCTAAATACGTTAGCTCTTCTTGGACACGTTGACCAACTTCAACCACGTTCACACCTGATGCAAAAGATAGTCCGATATTTAAGGCATTTTTACCATTAAATCGAATAATGTTGCCCGGCTTTTCTTGTAAACCACGAGTGATCGTTGCAACATCCTTTAGACGGATAAGATTACCAGTATCACGGCCATGGATGATCAAGTCCCCCAACGATTCAACGGTAGTTAATGTTCCACTTGGTCGAATCGTTAAGCTTTCTCCATTCACTAATACTTCACCTGCTTGAACCACATTGTTTTGTTGATTCAATAAACCTGCAACCGTATTCATATCTAGATTAAGGGCAGCTAGGCGATCCAACGAAATCTCTACAAACAGCATTTCTTGTTGATCACCCGCAATCGAGATCTTACCAACACCATCAATAAGCTCTAATTCACGAGTTAATGTGTCAGCATAACGCTTAAGTTCAACGTAATTATAATCGTCTCCAGTAAGCATCATCATCACACCAA
The window above is part of the Aliivibrio fischeri ATCC 7744 = JCM 18803 = DSM 507 genome. Proteins encoded here:
- a CDS encoding DUF2975 domain-containing protein; the protein is MNNLNNIQSFSSKLLIVFGFAFVALPLMDTVLWFASTLYNSQSFQSTFPVEVTLPLSFSRSMLGYLPSMLPTLLSCAILWQLILLFRLYKKGQVFTLENTIRYRKIANILIMMPFVQVLSDILLSIALSYTEDNVEGGFNISDSEISMLVIGLIVRVIAKVMEEASLIREEQELTI
- a CDS encoding helix-turn-helix domain-containing protein, whose protein sequence is MPIVVNLDIMLAKRKMRSNQLAQLIGITEQNLSVLKNSRAKAIKFSTLEAICKHLKCQPADILEYQAEEE
- a CDS encoding SDR family oxidoreductase is translated as MKKLVVITGASSGIGEAIARRLSDEGHPLLLLARRIDRLEALNLPNSLSVKVDVTDKASFEAAIAQGEAKFGPVDAIVNNAGAMLLGQIDTQDAQEWKTMFDVNVLGLLNGMQAVLAPMMERNSGTIINISSIAGKKTFPNHAAYCGTKFAVHAISENVREEVALSNVRVTTIAPGAVETELLSHTSSQEIKDGYGEWKESMGGVLAADDIARAVSFAYQQPQNVCIREIALAPTKQQP
- a CDS encoding VF530 family protein; translation: MMTDEERIELQQNNPLHGLKLETLLQELVDFYGWEILDTAMRLNCFNTNPSIASSVKYLKKTEWAREKLENFYLYRFKRMPRASNLEFDKPPRSRTFPHGLEPKEPMELTVDSILKSQAKAASAHKARTSNRGGNYRR
- a CDS encoding efflux RND transporter permease subunit; amino-acid sequence: MNIAEYSIKNKVISWLFITILTIGGITSFLDLGRLEDPAFTIKDAMVVATYPGATSKEVEEELTYPLEKAIRKLPYIDKITSTSSNGMSQIMVSMKMDYGPDELPQIWDEMRRKINDLKPTLPQGIQSLQIIDDFGDVFGVMMMLTGDDYNYVELKRYADTLTRELELIDGVGKISIAGDQQEMLFVEISLDRLAALNLDMNTVAGLLNQQNNVVQAGEVLVNGESLTIRPSGTLTTVESLGDLIIHGRDTGNLIRLKDVATITRGLQEKPGNIIRFNGKNALNIGLSFASGVNVVEVGQRVQEELTYLESIKPAGLELSYFYNQAQEVDTSVRDFIISLAEAVAIVIVVLLFAMGMRSGLIIGVVLLLTVFGTFILMSYNNIDLHRISLGALIIALGMLVDNAIVVVEGILVGLKKGRTKVQAAADIVKQTQWPLLGATVIAIAAFAPIGLSEDATGEFMGDLYWVLCYSLFLSWVTAITITPFLADLLLKEEDKNTGEEEDAYKGFLFTAFASSLKLALRFRWLTVASLVGLLVVAVMAFGNVKQQFFPASNTPMFYVDMWMPEGTDIRETIKQSEAVESYISKQDDIEFVSASIGQGMQRFALTYQPEKSYEAYAQFQIRTTDRESMFGLLENLTNSLDKTFDKPTFQFKMMEFGPSPASKIEVRISGPDPQILRNLATDVEDIILTDPGSRNIRHDWRERTKELTPIFNESKARRLGISKEDLSNTLQMAFGGSTLGMLRDGTHTLPIVTRLPESERVDFESLQNVKIWSPSLQTYIPVDQVIDGVNLDWSEPLIQRRDRKRTITVMADHDLLSDDTPASLLARIQPKVMELPLPEGYEITWGGEYESSKDAQESLFGSLPMGYLFMFIITMLLFNSVKKPLVIWFTVPLSIIGVAFGLLGTNMPFSFTAFLGLLSLSGMILKNGIVLLDQINLELASGKDPYLAIVDSAISRVRPVSMAALTTILGLIPLLFDAFFSSMAITIMAGLGFATVLTLIVVPVMFAILFKIKPTQQHA
- a CDS encoding LysR family transcriptional regulator; the protein is MINRINLTDIRSFVLIARLGNFTKAAETLDVSRSHVSRQISSLEKQMGVTLLIRTTRTLRLTEAGKHFYHQCEQALHTIDQALLSAVDDVEKVQGEIKINCVGGYLGEVFLADIVNAFMQQYPDVSISLDFSSNRVDLIEEEFDIAFRMGSLEDSGFVAKKLLDIEMGTLASPKYLQQYGRPSHPKELQQHHCLTGSVRKWHFQSLVNKEHYDVSIKGNLQCKNGRVLVAGAIAGNGIIRVPLIYCQQELDDKKLVQVFEEWGIPTVDFSAIYHRDRYQPKRIRTFIDFVKQYSDSLFT